One part of the Salinimonas iocasae genome encodes these proteins:
- the pal gene encoding peptidoglycan-associated lipoprotein Pal produces MQLNKVMRSFVIALPVVTMMACSSGPSEEELAAERNRVAQEQAEAERQAREAEEQRVKAEAAQRMQRQEEMVQEQLESLKEEQTVYFDFDRATIKSEFREILDKHAEFLVQNPDQEVVIEGHTDSRGTPEYNIALGERRAQAVETYLMNAGVSSDQVSTVSYGEEKPAVMGSTEYAMAQNRRGVVVYQ; encoded by the coding sequence ATGCAACTTAATAAAGTAATGAGAAGCTTCGTTATCGCATTACCAGTGGTGACCATGATGGCATGTTCATCTGGCCCGAGCGAAGAAGAGCTTGCCGCAGAGCGTAACCGTGTTGCCCAGGAGCAAGCTGAAGCTGAGCGTCAGGCGCGCGAAGCTGAAGAACAGCGTGTTAAGGCTGAAGCTGCGCAACGTATGCAGCGTCAGGAAGAAATGGTTCAGGAACAACTGGAATCGCTTAAAGAAGAACAAACGGTTTACTTCGACTTTGACCGTGCAACAATCAAATCAGAATTCCGCGAAATTCTGGACAAGCACGCAGAGTTTCTGGTTCAGAACCCTGACCAGGAAGTGGTTATCGAAGGTCATACCGACAGCCGTGGTACACCAGAGTACAACATTGCACTGGGCGAGCGTCGTGCACAGGCGGTAGAAACCTATCTGATGAACGCAGGTGTTAGCAGCGACCAGGTATCTACTGTGTCTTATGGCGAAGAGAAGCCGGCTGTAATGGGCTCAACTG